The following are encoded in a window of Chitinophagaceae bacterium genomic DNA:
- a CDS encoding methionyl-tRNA formyltransferase yields MRVAFLGCTKYSEELFLHIIQNKEVEIAAVFSIPQQFKISYSESLITNSNFADMEAHAKERDIPFHYITGEKGKRLQDHSAFIKRLELDVILVLGWYYMVPQVVRSLAKFGAWGIHASLLPDYAGGAPLVWAIMEGQTTTGVTLFKLDDGVDNGDIILQDEFPILFEDSIREVYQKATESSIRILNKAFELGDKNTFTKQDPGKIRIYPQRSPADGQIDFSKPALSIYNFIRAQCSPYPGAFFLSGDNKKIIIEKARIQDV; encoded by the coding sequence ATGAGAGTTGCATTCCTGGGTTGCACGAAATATAGTGAAGAGTTGTTCCTGCATATCATACAGAACAAGGAAGTTGAAATTGCGGCGGTCTTCTCAATACCCCAACAGTTCAAAATAAGCTATAGCGAATCGTTGATAACGAATTCCAATTTTGCCGATATGGAAGCGCATGCAAAAGAACGGGATATTCCTTTTCATTATATAACCGGCGAAAAAGGTAAAAGGTTACAGGATCACTCGGCGTTTATTAAAAGACTGGAGTTAGATGTTATCCTTGTTTTAGGTTGGTATTATATGGTCCCACAGGTTGTCAGGTCACTGGCTAAATTTGGCGCCTGGGGAATACATGCATCCCTGCTTCCCGATTATGCAGGAGGCGCTCCCCTGGTATGGGCAATAATGGAAGGGCAAACAACAACAGGAGTAACCTTATTTAAGCTTGATGATGGCGTAGATAATGGCGACATCATTTTGCAGGATGAGTTCCCGATCCTTTTCGAAGATTCGATCAGGGAGGTATATCAAAAGGCAACTGAATCATCCATCCGTATATTGAATAAAGCCTTTGAACTTGGTGATAAGAATACGTTTACAAAACAGGACCCAGGAAAGATAAGGATATATCCACAGCGAAGTCCTGCTGATGGCCAGATAGATTTTAGCAAACCGGCACTAAGTATTTACAATTTTATACGGGCACAATGCAGCCCCTATCCCGGCGCATTTTTTTTAAGCGGAGATAATAAAAAGATAATTATTGAAAAGGCACGGATCCAGGATGTTTAG